In one window of Lewinella sp. 4G2 DNA:
- a CDS encoding outer membrane beta-barrel protein produces MNLRFALTLLFLAGLTAVSKAQTFRGSVIAGANFNQIDGDDLQGFHHFGANAGLRVVAVLDERWRVGPEILYTQQGARRNANSINNSAFDRFELTTLEVPLMVFFKDWRITAEAGLSFQRLFDYTITDRNGEDITATSPLKENLFAFKAGVSFLATENWSFNFRWSKHISDIDVDSQVSDFLRGRTISLRAVYTFGDGETLPPKPQDSEFDQ; encoded by the coding sequence ATGAATTTACGTTTTGCCCTTACCCTATTATTCCTGGCTGGCCTCACGGCCGTAAGCAAGGCCCAGACCTTCCGGGGCTCCGTAATTGCCGGCGCCAACTTCAATCAGATTGACGGGGATGACCTGCAGGGATTTCACCACTTTGGGGCCAACGCTGGCCTACGGGTCGTTGCGGTGCTGGACGAGCGATGGCGCGTCGGCCCGGAGATATTGTACACCCAGCAGGGTGCCCGGCGCAACGCCAACTCCATCAATAACAGCGCATTCGACCGGTTTGAGCTCACGACGCTGGAAGTGCCATTGATGGTGTTCTTCAAGGATTGGCGCATCACCGCCGAGGCTGGTCTGAGTTTTCAGCGGCTTTTTGATTACACCATCACGGATAGAAACGGTGAAGACATCACGGCAACTTCTCCGCTGAAGGAAAATCTATTTGCCTTCAAAGCCGGGGTAAGTTTTCTGGCCACGGAGAATTGGAGTTTTAACTTTCGGTGGTCCAAACACATCTCCGACATCGACGTCGATAGTCAGGTTTCGGATTTCTTGCGGGGGCGGACCATCAGTCTGCGTGCCGTTTATACCTTTGGCGACGGGGAGACCCTTCCCCCAAAACCTCAGGACAGTGAATTTGACCAGTAA
- a CDS encoding phosphatase PAP2 family protein translates to MSIDYAIFEFINQDLANGFLDWLLPVYREKTTWVPLYGVLIFYVNRTYGLKQTLYFLVAVAIIMGVADQLAASVLKPWIGRIRPCAEPAVADTVRSLVGCGGKLSFPSNHATNHFALAGILALTLFRDKLVFKWIFYAWAASICFAQVYVGKHWPADVVGGGILGLILAYGGILIYRKLVGDDAIKPPRLPRKKVAA, encoded by the coding sequence ATGAGTATCGACTACGCCATATTTGAATTTATCAACCAGGATTTGGCCAACGGATTTCTGGATTGGCTGCTCCCCGTTTATCGGGAGAAGACAACTTGGGTACCGCTCTACGGCGTGTTGATCTTCTACGTGAACCGAACTTACGGGCTGAAGCAAACCCTGTATTTCCTGGTTGCCGTTGCCATTATCATGGGCGTTGCGGATCAGTTGGCAGCCTCGGTCCTGAAACCCTGGATTGGCCGCATCCGCCCTTGCGCCGAGCCGGCGGTGGCGGATACCGTGCGGTCCCTCGTGGGCTGTGGCGGGAAACTGAGCTTTCCCTCTAACCACGCGACCAATCATTTTGCGCTGGCAGGTATTCTTGCGCTCACGCTTTTTCGGGATAAGCTGGTCTTCAAATGGATCTTCTACGCGTGGGCGGCCAGCATTTGCTTCGCGCAGGTCTACGTAGGAAAGCACTGGCCCGCCGACGTGGTGGGTGGCGGAATTTTAGGCTTGATCTTAGCGTACGGTGGTATCCTAATTTACCGGAAATTGGTGGGTGATGATGCCATCAAACCGCCACGATTACCACGGAAGAAGGTCGCGGCCTAA
- the glmM gene encoding phosphoglucosamine mutase: protein MPLKKSISGFRGTIGGKAGTNLTPEDIVSNVAGYGAWLKESGAKPVVVIGRDGRPSGPVVKALTAATLQSVGIDVIDCDFATTPTVEVCVTRHEAGGGIILSASHNPKEYNALKLLNDKGEFISAAAGARLMEIAAAGDIEYATVDELGSLTTDGTALQYHVDLVLNHPLVNVEAIRAKGFRIVLDAVNSVGALAIPALCRALDVTCETLNGELNGEFAHDPEPLPKNMTQLLERMQESEADLGVAVDPDVDRLALVGPGGTWIGEEYTLATVADYVLRHTPGPVVSNLSSSRVVADIAKRYGQEYHASAVGEVNVVAKMKEVGAAIGGEGNGGIIDPQLHYGRDSLIGLALVLSHLATSGKGINDLRASYPDYEMIKDKKAVSDDYDLASAFVRVEQKFSDVPANKVDGLKLDFPDGWVHLRASNTEPIVRVYAEAPTVARAQELAQAVMAEL from the coding sequence ATGCCCCTTAAGAAATCAATCTCCGGCTTCCGTGGCACCATCGGCGGCAAAGCCGGCACCAACCTGACGCCCGAAGACATCGTCAGTAACGTCGCGGGCTACGGCGCGTGGCTGAAGGAATCCGGGGCCAAACCGGTGGTGGTCATTGGCCGCGACGGACGCCCCTCCGGCCCAGTCGTTAAAGCACTCACGGCGGCGACTTTGCAAAGCGTGGGCATCGACGTGATTGACTGCGATTTTGCGACCACGCCTACAGTAGAAGTCTGCGTAACCCGCCACGAAGCGGGTGGTGGAATCATTTTATCCGCCAGCCATAACCCCAAGGAGTACAACGCTTTAAAGCTACTGAACGACAAGGGAGAATTCATCAGCGCTGCCGCAGGTGCCAGGTTGATGGAGATCGCGGCGGCCGGCGATATTGAATACGCCACCGTAGACGAACTAGGATCCCTGACCACTGACGGAACGGCGCTACAGTACCACGTGGATTTGGTCCTGAACCATCCGCTCGTCAACGTTGAAGCCATTCGCGCCAAAGGCTTCCGCATTGTACTGGATGCCGTGAACTCCGTAGGCGCACTCGCCATCCCCGCCCTCTGCCGCGCCTTGGACGTGACCTGCGAGACCCTCAACGGGGAGCTCAATGGCGAGTTTGCCCACGACCCGGAACCCCTCCCCAAAAACATGACCCAACTCCTGGAACGGATGCAGGAAAGTGAAGCCGACCTCGGCGTCGCGGTGGATCCCGACGTAGACCGCCTCGCCCTCGTCGGCCCGGGCGGCACCTGGATTGGCGAAGAGTACACCCTGGCTACGGTGGCGGATTACGTGCTGCGCCACACGCCCGGCCCGGTGGTCTCCAACCTCAGCAGCAGCCGGGTAGTAGCGGACATTGCCAAACGCTACGGTCAGGAATACCACGCCTCCGCCGTGGGGGAAGTCAACGTCGTAGCAAAAATGAAGGAAGTCGGCGCCGCCATCGGCGGAGAAGGGAACGGCGGCATCATCGATCCGCAGTTGCACTACGGACGGGACAGCCTGATTGGGCTCGCCCTCGTACTGAGCCACCTTGCCACTTCCGGAAAGGGGATCAACGACCTGCGTGCCTCCTACCCCGATTACGAAATGATCAAGGACAAGAAAGCCGTGAGCGATGATTACGATCTCGCTTCCGCGTTCGTGCGGGTCGAGCAGAAATTTAGCGACGTCCCTGCTAACAAGGTAGATGGTTTGAAACTGGATTTTCCCGATGGCTGGGTCCACCTCCGTGCGTCCAATACGGAGCCCATCGTCCGGGTATACGCGGAGGCGCCCACGGTGGCCCGTGCGCAGGAACTCGCCCAGGCGGTGATGGCGGAATTGTAA
- a CDS encoding L-threonylcarbamoyladenylate synthase has product MPAQVTQDVQLAADLLRRGQLVAIPTETVYGLGANALDPSAAASIFSAKGRPAFDPLIIHQASAERLFAFASDVPAAARKLATAFWPGPLTLVLRKDRKVPDLVTAGLSTVAMRVPDHPLTLRLLEGLDFPLAAPSANPFGFVSPTRAGHVMDQLGEKIAGVLDGGPCRVGLESTIIGFPDGVATVYRKGGLPIEEIEAVLGQTLAVREHSSSQPEAPGMLSKHYSPGCKIHLVTDLEKVISGNNPAKKKAYVGFGHFAVKEHLLSEERVWQFDLSPAGSLEVAATQLFSVLRRLNAERIDETWVQILPERGLGRAINDRLRRAAAS; this is encoded by the coding sequence TTGCCCGCTCAGGTAACTCAGGACGTTCAGCTCGCCGCCGATCTTTTGCGGCGCGGTCAGTTGGTGGCCATCCCTACCGAAACGGTCTATGGCCTGGGAGCGAATGCGCTCGATCCGTCGGCCGCGGCCAGTATTTTTTCGGCGAAGGGCCGCCCCGCCTTTGATCCGCTGATCATCCATCAAGCCTCGGCGGAGCGCTTATTTGCTTTCGCATCCGACGTCCCCGCTGCCGCCCGCAAGCTGGCTACTGCATTTTGGCCGGGGCCGCTGACGCTGGTGCTGCGTAAGGACCGAAAGGTACCGGACCTCGTCACCGCAGGACTGAGCACCGTCGCAATGCGCGTCCCCGATCATCCACTGACACTCCGGCTACTGGAGGGATTGGACTTCCCCCTGGCTGCCCCCAGCGCCAACCCCTTTGGTTTCGTAAGCCCCACAAGGGCCGGCCACGTGATGGACCAACTTGGAGAGAAGATCGCCGGTGTCCTCGATGGTGGCCCCTGCCGCGTAGGGCTGGAGAGCACCATCATCGGCTTCCCCGACGGGGTAGCGACCGTCTACCGGAAGGGGGGGTTACCGATCGAGGAAATTGAAGCCGTTTTAGGGCAAACCCTGGCCGTACGTGAGCACAGTTCCTCCCAACCCGAAGCGCCGGGAATGCTGAGCAAGCATTACTCCCCCGGTTGTAAGATCCACCTGGTTACAGACCTGGAGAAAGTAATTTCTGGGAACAATCCAGCAAAGAAAAAAGCCTACGTAGGCTTCGGCCATTTTGCGGTAAAAGAACATCTCTTGTCTGAAGAAAGGGTTTGGCAGTTTGATCTGTCACCCGCTGGTTCGCTGGAGGTGGCGGCTACCCAGTTATTTAGTGTTCTCCGCCGGTTGAATGCGGAACGGATCGACGAAACCTGGGTACAGATCCTGCCCGAGCGCGGTTTGGGCCGGGCCATTAACGACCGGTTGCGTCGGGCGGCGGCTAGTTAG
- a CDS encoding TIGR00730 family Rossman fold protein: MNNEQGLNRLAPRRWNNNSTGENSWTMFKVISEFVEGYEVMNSVGPCVSIFGSARTKPDHKFYKMATEIGRALVREGYGVITGGGPGIMEAGNKGAHLEKGASIGLNIELPFEASSNKYVDLDKNIDFRYFFVRKVMFVKYAQAFVCCPGGFGTLDELFEVLTLIQTGKITKVPVILVGSEFWSGMRTWIQETMADKEKTISAHDMDLIPVVDSPEEVLQIIRDFYDRDGHVLEPNFKL, translated from the coding sequence ATGAATAACGAACAAGGCCTCAATCGCCTAGCCCCTCGCCGCTGGAACAATAACTCAACCGGAGAGAACTCCTGGACGATGTTCAAAGTCATCTCCGAATTCGTAGAAGGCTACGAAGTGATGAATAGCGTTGGCCCCTGCGTCTCCATCTTCGGCTCCGCCCGCACTAAACCGGACCACAAATTTTACAAGATGGCCACCGAAATCGGCCGTGCCCTGGTGCGGGAAGGTTACGGCGTCATCACCGGTGGCGGCCCCGGCATTATGGAGGCCGGCAATAAGGGGGCGCATTTGGAGAAGGGCGCCAGCATCGGCCTCAACATTGAACTGCCCTTCGAAGCCAGCTCCAACAAGTACGTTGACCTGGATAAGAACATTGATTTCCGCTACTTCTTCGTCCGGAAAGTGATGTTCGTGAAGTACGCCCAGGCTTTTGTTTGCTGCCCGGGCGGCTTCGGCACCCTGGATGAGTTATTCGAAGTGCTGACCCTGATTCAGACGGGTAAGATCACCAAGGTACCCGTCATTTTGGTAGGCTCCGAGTTCTGGTCCGGCATGCGTACCTGGATTCAGGAAACGATGGCGGATAAGGAAAAGACCATTAGTGCGCATGATATGGACCTGATCCCCGTGGTGGATTCTCCGGAGGAAGTGCTACAGATCATCCGCGATTTTTACGACCGGGACGGGCACGTGTTGGAGCCTAACTTTAAGTTGTAG
- the fbaA gene encoding class II fructose-bisphosphate aldolase codes for MTKQKFRAGVLHGDEVTQLLRYANENKFALPAVNVTSSSTVNAVLETAKALNSPVIIQFSNGGAQFFAGKGLGNENQKGAIQGGLSGAMHVHTMAEAYGVPVILHTDHCAKKLLPWIDGLLDVGEKFYAKRGMPLYSSHMLDLSEEPLEENLEISAKYFERMNKIGMTIEIELGVTGGEEDGVDNSDVDSSKLYTQPEEVFESYQALSKIGERFTIAAAFGNVHGVYKPGNVELTPKILKNSQDYLKEKLGIEQDNPINFVFHGGSGSSEAEIKEAIDYGAVKMNIDTDLQWAYWDGVRRFEAEKKDYLQSQIGNPEGEEKPNKKNYDPRNWVRKAEVSFSERLKKAFEDLNCVDVLG; via the coding sequence ATGACAAAGCAAAAATTCCGCGCCGGCGTCCTTCACGGAGACGAAGTAACCCAACTCCTGCGCTACGCCAACGAAAATAAGTTTGCCCTGCCCGCCGTCAACGTGACGAGCAGCTCCACGGTAAACGCCGTACTGGAGACCGCCAAGGCACTCAACAGCCCGGTAATCATCCAATTCTCTAACGGCGGTGCCCAGTTCTTCGCCGGAAAGGGACTCGGCAACGAAAACCAGAAGGGTGCCATTCAGGGCGGCCTCTCCGGTGCCATGCACGTCCACACGATGGCCGAAGCCTACGGTGTACCGGTGATCCTGCACACGGACCACTGCGCCAAGAAACTCCTCCCCTGGATCGACGGACTGCTTGACGTCGGTGAGAAATTCTACGCCAAGCGCGGCATGCCCCTCTACTCCAGCCACATGCTGGACCTCAGCGAAGAGCCCCTGGAAGAAAACCTGGAGATCAGCGCCAAGTACTTCGAGCGCATGAACAAGATCGGCATGACGATCGAGATCGAACTCGGCGTCACCGGCGGTGAGGAAGATGGTGTCGACAACAGCGATGTCGATTCCAGCAAGCTCTACACTCAACCAGAGGAAGTATTTGAAAGCTACCAGGCCCTCAGCAAGATCGGCGAACGGTTTACGATCGCCGCCGCCTTCGGTAACGTCCACGGCGTCTACAAGCCCGGCAACGTTGAGCTGACGCCCAAGATCCTGAAGAACAGCCAGGACTACCTGAAAGAAAAGCTCGGTATCGAGCAGGACAACCCCATCAACTTTGTCTTCCACGGTGGCTCCGGCTCCAGCGAAGCGGAAATCAAGGAAGCCATCGACTACGGTGCCGTCAAAATGAATATCGACACCGACCTCCAGTGGGCTTACTGGGACGGCGTCCGGAGGTTCGAAGCAGAGAAGAAAGACTACCTCCAGTCACAGATCGGTAACCCCGAAGGCGAGGAGAAGCCGAACAAGAAGAACTACGACCCCCGCAACTGGGTCCGCAAGGCGGAGGTCAGCTTCTCCGAGCGCCTCAAGAAAGCGTTCGAGGATTTGAACTGCGTGGACGTTCTCGGTTAA